The proteins below come from a single Chryseobacterium nepalense genomic window:
- a CDS encoding sensor histidine kinase, whose product MNNKFIPIISVFMTISLIVFVTLQFYWLKRYYGALDQDFSSKVYSALENTSKIIGEAEVDKYLNVENKDFRNTILANNNQPSLTTIQQVEDSGTQRQIVYSKSIIEKNQLPISPKGDSLNLTKLYSDEASYKIKRDTTNRELLTADINRDIENGDYAMKEFVKVSGNNLPITKRVDEKTLDSVITKELRIRGISATFGYGIIDKSNKLTSVANKLYKEKNNNNTYSYPLFTDSKERTLYTLALVFPKKEYSLAMNNWPMLLGTFLSLLTILGIYIISINYMMRQKKLAEVKTDFINNMSHEFKTPLATISVATDSLANDKIATNPDKVKYYSELIKQENLRMKKQVENVLNMSKLERNEVKLFLKETNVRELIKRTTESFNLIIQQRNGTLIQEFNATEYNFKIDEFHISNMLVNLLDNANKYSPEAPEISIKTRNEGHWYVIEVSDKGMGMETQNKTKIFEKFFREETGNIHNVKGQGLGLSYVKKIVELHKGQILVDSQKGKGSIFTIKLPMN is encoded by the coding sequence GCTGAAAAGATACTATGGTGCATTGGATCAGGATTTTTCTTCCAAAGTTTACTCTGCACTGGAAAATACATCAAAAATTATTGGTGAGGCTGAAGTGGATAAGTACCTGAATGTTGAAAATAAAGATTTCAGAAATACCATTCTTGCTAACAATAATCAGCCTTCTCTTACCACCATACAGCAGGTAGAAGATTCCGGAACACAGAGACAAATTGTCTACTCCAAAAGTATTATTGAAAAGAACCAGCTTCCCATTTCGCCAAAAGGAGACTCCCTGAATCTCACCAAACTGTATTCAGATGAAGCATCCTACAAAATAAAAAGAGATACTACTAACCGCGAGCTTCTCACGGCAGATATCAACCGTGATATTGAAAATGGTGATTATGCCATGAAAGAATTTGTGAAAGTAAGTGGTAATAACCTGCCGATTACTAAAAGAGTAGATGAAAAAACATTGGATTCCGTGATTACCAAAGAATTGAGGATAAGAGGAATTTCGGCGACTTTCGGGTATGGAATTATCGATAAAAGCAATAAGCTTACAAGTGTTGCCAACAAACTGTACAAGGAAAAAAATAACAATAATACGTACAGCTATCCATTATTTACAGATTCTAAAGAAAGAACATTATATACACTGGCGCTGGTTTTTCCTAAAAAGGAATATTCACTGGCAATGAACAACTGGCCGATGCTGCTTGGAACTTTCCTGTCTTTGCTTACGATTCTGGGAATTTATATTATCTCCATCAATTACATGATGAGACAGAAAAAACTGGCAGAAGTAAAAACGGATTTTATCAATAATATGTCTCATGAGTTTAAAACGCCGCTGGCAACCATTTCCGTAGCTACCGACTCTCTGGCAAATGATAAAATCGCAACCAATCCGGATAAGGTAAAATACTATTCCGAACTGATAAAACAGGAAAACCTGCGCATGAAAAAACAGGTGGAGAATGTATTAAACATGTCGAAGCTTGAACGGAATGAGGTAAAATTATTCTTAAAAGAAACCAATGTAAGAGAGCTCATTAAAAGGACAACAGAATCTTTTAATCTCATTATTCAGCAAAGAAACGGAACGCTGATCCAGGAATTCAATGCAACGGAATATAATTTTAAAATTGATGAATTTCACATTTCCAATATGCTGGTAAATCTTCTGGATAATGCCAATAAGTATTCTCCTGAAGCACCCGAAATTTCTATAAAAACAAGAAATGAAGGACATTGGTATGTGATAGAAGTTTCAGATAAAGGAATGGGAATGGAAACCCAGAATAAAACGAAAATTTTCGAAAAATTCTTCAGAGAAGAAACAGGAAATATTCATAATGTAAAAGGACAGGGGTTAGGACTTTCTTACGTGAAAAAGATTGTAGAACTTCATAAAGGTCAGATCCTGGTAGATTCCCAAAAAGGAAAAGGGAGCATATTTACCATTAAGCTGCCGATGAATTAA